The following proteins are encoded in a genomic region of Arachis stenosperma cultivar V10309 chromosome 4, arast.V10309.gnm1.PFL2, whole genome shotgun sequence:
- the LOC130974565 gene encoding uncharacterized protein LOC130974565: MPKKFVLPTALEPYKGFGDPRTHIKKFQSMMFFNGASEPILCRAFPTYLDGAALLWFSKLSAGSISPFEELARSFIDYFAASRIYVHGSDYLSTIRQGQQESLKNYMTRFADATMEILYLNPKVYLHALKSGLRPSKFQEMIAVTKPKTLDKFREKAVGQIEVEELREARKTDKHPPKREEEKAFRSSGNKESKNLSSSHPNLIPTPDSTSKGKI, from the coding sequence ATGCCAAAAAAATTCGTGCTGCCAACCGCCCTTGAACCATATAAGGGGTTCGGTGATCCTCGTACccatattaaaaaatttcaatctATGATGTTCTTTAATGGCGCTTCTGAGCCAATACTTTGTCGAGCTTTCCCCACTTATCTTGATGGTGCTGCATTACTCTGGTTTTCTAAGTTGTCTGCAGGTTCAATCTCCCCTTTCGAAGAACTAGCAAGATCCTTCATCGATTACTTTGCCGCATCGAGAATATATGTGCATGGGTCAGACTACTTGAGCACCATCAGACAAGGGCAACAAGAGAGCCTAAAGAACTACATGACACGGTTTGCCGACGCAACCATGGAAATTCTATATCTGAACCCGAAGGTCTATTTACATGCCCTCAAAAGCGGCCTCCGACCTAGCAAGTTTCAAGAAATGATCGCAGTGACAAAACCAAAAACTTTGGACAAATTTCGAGAAAAGGCTGTTGGGCAGATAGAGGTAGAAGAGCTTCGTGAAGCTCGGAAAACAGACAAACACCCACCCAAAAGAGAAGAGGAGAAGGCTTTCAGGTCGTCAGGAAACAAGGAATCAAAGAACCTTTCAAGCTCACACCCAAATTTGATACCTACACCAGATTCAACATCAAAAGGGAAAATATAA